A region from the Streptosporangium sp. NBC_01756 genome encodes:
- a CDS encoding DinB family protein, with product MTWTAPQSTRADVPPVGDERTLLEAWLDHHRQTLALKCAGLTPEQLTLRSVEPSGLTLLGLVRHMAEVERSWFRRRFAGEPVDFLYCDTDTNPDGDIDDIDAADAEADFATFAREIELARVAAAGHSLEETFHHAHRQVEMSLRWVFLHMIEEYARHNGHADLLRERIDGATGE from the coding sequence ATGACCTGGACCGCTCCGCAGAGCACACGCGCCGACGTGCCGCCGGTCGGTGATGAGCGCACCCTCCTGGAAGCCTGGCTCGACCATCACCGGCAGACCCTTGCGCTGAAATGCGCCGGGCTGACTCCCGAACAGCTCACACTGCGCAGCGTCGAACCGTCGGGCTTGACGTTGCTCGGTCTGGTGCGCCACATGGCGGAGGTGGAGCGCTCCTGGTTCCGGCGCAGGTTCGCCGGCGAACCGGTCGACTTCCTGTACTGCGACACGGATACCAACCCCGACGGCGACATCGACGACATCGATGCCGCCGACGCGGAGGCGGACTTCGCAACCTTTGCCCGTGAGATCGAACTGGCCCGGGTGGCGGCGGCCGGGCATTCCCTCGAGGAGACCTTCCACCACGCACACCGGCAGGTCGAGATGAGCCTGCGCTGGGTGTTCCTCCATATGATCGAGGAGTACGCCCGCCACAACGGCCACGCGGACCTTCTCCGCGAACGGATCGACGGCGCCACCGGGGAGTGA
- a CDS encoding TetR/AcrR family transcriptional regulator codes for MAAQKKGDDRAHTSLWERLERPASAPRQPLTPHRIAATAVEIADAEGLDAITMRRLATELGVAPMAAYRYVSGKDDVLELMVDLVHAELEPSDATGWRETLRTLALHTRALMLRHPWLTELTPQVTFSLTPNRMAVAERALTALDDLGLDADTMMAVVYTVDSYVHGATHSEIAVLRLMEGRGWSSGDETREGLAPQMMWLIGTGRYPAYQRYLDNAARKDDPQWRFETGLDCVLDGIVARMGL; via the coding sequence GTGGCCGCTCAGAAGAAGGGCGACGACAGGGCGCACACCTCCCTGTGGGAACGTCTTGAACGCCCCGCATCGGCACCCCGCCAGCCACTCACGCCCCATCGGATCGCCGCCACGGCAGTAGAGATCGCCGACGCGGAGGGGCTTGACGCCATCACCATGCGACGTCTGGCCACCGAGCTGGGTGTCGCCCCCATGGCGGCGTACCGCTACGTGTCAGGCAAGGACGACGTCCTGGAGTTGATGGTCGACCTGGTCCACGCCGAACTGGAACCTTCCGACGCCACCGGCTGGCGGGAGACTTTGCGGACTCTCGCCCTGCACACCCGCGCCCTGATGCTGAGGCATCCATGGCTCACCGAACTCACCCCGCAGGTGACGTTCTCCCTGACCCCGAACCGGATGGCCGTGGCGGAGCGGGCGCTGACCGCGCTCGACGACCTGGGGCTGGACGCCGACACCATGATGGCCGTCGTCTACACCGTCGACTCCTACGTACACGGCGCCACCCATTCCGAGATCGCCGTGCTCCGGCTGATGGAGGGCCGGGGATGGTCCAGCGGTGACGAGACGAGGGAGGGACTGGCGCCGCAGATGATGTGGCTCATAGGCACCGGCCGCTACCCGGCCTACCAGCGCTACCTTGACAACGCCGCCCGCAAGGACGACCCGCAGTGGCGGTTCGAGACCGGGCTGGACTGTGTGCTCGACGGCATCGTCGCACGCATGGGCCTCTGA
- a CDS encoding GNAT family N-acetyltransferase yields the protein MYQVTVVEVPQWQGSSSSTAARLAAGADRLAAMVPDAEHVRVAIGETLAETAARTRDALSRIESGFVVTVGGDCGVELEPISAALRQHGDRLTVVWFDAHGDLNTPDSSPSGAFHGMVLRTLLGDGPPDLVPDQALRPEQVVLAGVRALDSGESDFIREAGLGDLSALADGAVLYIHLDLDVLDPEVFGSVGTPEPGGLLPEGLIDQIAALASRFEIVGLGVTEYEPARPQDEDLLAKLVPELVRLCGASAAWQIERRAVQAWPASSVEDRGGWRLRHTPGVTRRRSNSALPLFGRAPMIDEVETFYGERGQPACVQVCPAEHHRSLDASLAARGYILNGRTLVLTAPTADVIAATAATTPVETVDDRARWPRLFAELNDRPDGSEVIARIAAPTAFLAVTTAGRTAGMGLFVADSGWAGVFCMATHPGHRRRGVATAVLGAGARWAADQGAGRLYLQVEEENEAARALYTRIGFTPSHSYHYRSRR from the coding sequence TTGTACCAGGTAACGGTGGTTGAGGTGCCCCAGTGGCAGGGATCGTCCTCGTCGACGGCCGCCCGGCTGGCCGCCGGGGCGGACCGGCTGGCCGCCATGGTCCCCGACGCCGAGCACGTACGCGTGGCGATCGGCGAGACCCTCGCGGAGACCGCTGCGAGGACCCGTGACGCGCTTTCGCGGATCGAGAGCGGCTTCGTGGTCACGGTCGGCGGAGACTGCGGTGTGGAGCTCGAACCGATCTCGGCGGCCCTGCGGCAGCACGGTGACCGGTTGACGGTCGTATGGTTCGACGCTCACGGCGATCTCAACACCCCCGACTCGTCCCCTTCGGGCGCCTTCCACGGCATGGTGCTGCGCACACTCCTCGGTGACGGGCCCCCCGACCTGGTGCCCGACCAGGCGCTCCGACCGGAGCAGGTCGTCCTCGCCGGGGTCCGCGCGCTGGATTCCGGCGAATCCGATTTCATACGGGAGGCGGGCCTGGGTGATCTGTCCGCACTCGCAGACGGGGCGGTGCTCTACATCCATCTCGACCTCGACGTGCTCGACCCGGAGGTTTTCGGCTCCGTCGGCACCCCGGAACCCGGAGGGCTGCTCCCCGAGGGGCTGATCGATCAGATCGCCGCCCTGGCCTCGCGGTTCGAGATCGTGGGACTGGGTGTGACCGAATACGAGCCCGCACGTCCCCAGGACGAAGACCTGCTCGCCAAGCTGGTCCCCGAACTCGTGAGGCTCTGCGGCGCCTCGGCCGCCTGGCAGATCGAACGGCGTGCCGTCCAGGCCTGGCCCGCCTCGTCCGTGGAGGACCGCGGGGGCTGGCGGTTGAGGCACACCCCCGGCGTGACCCGGAGACGCTCGAACTCCGCGCTGCCCCTGTTCGGCCGGGCACCCATGATCGACGAGGTCGAGACCTTCTACGGAGAACGGGGACAGCCGGCATGCGTCCAGGTGTGTCCCGCCGAGCACCATCGCTCGCTCGACGCCTCGCTGGCGGCCCGCGGCTACATCCTCAACGGCAGGACCTTGGTGCTCACCGCCCCGACCGCCGACGTCATCGCCGCGACCGCCGCGACCACCCCCGTCGAAACGGTGGACGACCGTGCCCGCTGGCCCCGGCTCTTCGCCGAGCTGAACGACCGCCCGGACGGCAGCGAGGTCATCGCCCGTATCGCCGCTCCCACCGCATTCCTGGCCGTCACGACCGCCGGGCGGACGGCCGGCATGGGCCTCTTCGTGGCCGACTCCGGCTGGGCGGGCGTCTTCTGCATGGCGACCCATCCCGGCCACCGCCGCCGGGGCGTCGCGACCGCGGTCCTGGGCGCCGGTGCCCGCTGGGCGGCCGATCAGGGAGCCGGCCGTCTCTATCTCCAGGTTGAAGAGGAGAACGAAGCGGCCCGCGCCCTCTACACCCGGATCGGATTCACCCCCTCACACAGCTATCACTACCGATCCCGGCGCTGA
- a CDS encoding TetR/AcrR family transcriptional regulator, translated as MSQGSAAPIPTGRPARADARRNYDRILVAAEAAIARHGAEASLEEIARHAGVGSATLHRHFPSRQALLEAVFRDKVESLCAGARRLAAELDPGPALIAWLRAVGVHAASNRGLATSLLRGAHDSDSTWGDTCHTMILNAGGELLEGARQARAIRSDVAITDLLKLVNAISLATEREPDGAAEADRLLTLAITGVQPGPMAEA; from the coding sequence ATGTCCCAGGGCAGTGCCGCGCCGATCCCGACCGGGCGGCCGGCGCGCGCCGACGCGCGCCGCAACTACGACCGGATCCTCGTCGCCGCCGAAGCCGCCATCGCCCGGCACGGGGCCGAGGCCTCACTGGAGGAGATCGCCCGGCATGCCGGGGTCGGCTCCGCCACCCTGCACCGGCACTTCCCCTCCCGCCAGGCGCTGCTGGAGGCCGTCTTCCGGGACAAGGTGGAGTCCCTCTGCGCGGGCGCGCGCCGCCTGGCCGCCGAACTCGACCCCGGGCCCGCGCTGATCGCCTGGCTGCGCGCCGTCGGCGTACACGCCGCGTCCAACCGCGGCCTGGCGACGTCGCTGCTGCGCGGCGCCCACGACAGTGACTCGACCTGGGGCGACACCTGCCACACGATGATCCTGAACGCCGGCGGTGAACTGCTGGAGGGCGCACGCCAGGCACGTGCCATCCGCTCCGACGTCGCCATCACCGACCTGCTGAAGCTCGTCAACGCCATCTCACTGGCCACCGAGCGGGAACCCGACGGCGCGGCCGAGGCCGACCGGCTGCTCACCCTCGCCATCACCGGCGTACAGCCCGGCCCGATGGCAGAGGCGTGA
- a CDS encoding NmrA/HSCARG family protein: MDTGKTIVVVGATGLQGGVVTAHLLAGGWQVRALTRDPAGASAKALAGVGAQIVRGEMDDTASLIAAVEGAYGMFSVQPTVGSPGTAPDFTADDEVRWGVNVAEAAHAAGIRHLVYTSVAGAGRHDSEALPQNLVSKWRIERHIAELGLPATILRPASFMENYTGGYHLHDGTVTTAFEPDVPQQIMAVDDVGVFTALAFAHPAEWIGRVIDLAGDELTPRRIAEAIGESIGRPLPYVQIPIEAIRQVGAEFAFAYEWLNERGYRADIAAARQIHPGLMDFRTWLERTGAAQITAFLTARRAGERDA, encoded by the coding sequence GTGGACACCGGAAAGACCATCGTGGTGGTAGGCGCGACCGGACTGCAGGGCGGCGTCGTGACGGCGCATCTGCTCGCCGGCGGCTGGCAGGTGCGGGCACTGACCCGCGATCCGGCCGGCGCGTCGGCGAAAGCCCTGGCCGGAGTGGGCGCGCAGATCGTACGCGGCGAGATGGATGACACCGCCTCCCTGATCGCGGCGGTGGAGGGCGCCTACGGCATGTTCAGCGTCCAGCCCACCGTCGGTTCCCCCGGCACCGCGCCGGACTTCACCGCGGACGACGAGGTCCGCTGGGGGGTCAATGTGGCCGAAGCGGCCCATGCCGCCGGTATCCGGCATCTCGTCTACACCTCCGTCGCCGGGGCGGGCCGCCACGACAGTGAGGCGCTGCCGCAGAATCTGGTGAGCAAGTGGCGGATCGAACGGCACATCGCCGAGCTCGGCCTACCTGCGACGATCTTGCGGCCGGCCTCCTTCATGGAGAACTACACCGGCGGATATCACCTGCACGACGGTACGGTGACCACCGCGTTCGAGCCGGACGTGCCGCAGCAGATCATGGCCGTCGACGACGTCGGCGTCTTCACCGCGCTGGCCTTCGCCCACCCGGCCGAGTGGATCGGCCGGGTGATCGACCTGGCCGGTGACGAGCTGACCCCCCGGCGGATCGCCGAAGCCATCGGGGAGTCGATCGGCCGGCCCCTGCCGTACGTGCAGATTCCGATCGAGGCGATCCGGCAGGTCGGTGCGGAGTTCGCGTTCGCCTACGAATGGCTCAACGAACGTGGCTACCGGGCCGACATCGCCGCCGCGCGGCAGATTCACCCCGGTCTGATGGACTTCCGCACCTGGCTTGAGCGGACCGGTGCGGCTCAGATCACGGCGTTCCTCACCGCCCGACGCGCTGGGGAGCGGGACGCGTGA
- a CDS encoding TIGR03620 family F420-dependent LLM class oxidoreductase: protein MSGQGPDLGRIGVWAGGLDDYPMAGVRDAAAAIEDAGYGTLWFPETTGREAMAQAGVLLSATRRIVVAAGAADIYARDAVTAAAGQRTLDEAFPGRFLLGLWESHPSLAEDVRGHRFGPPPETMRGYLDAMDAAPSVSPSPMPRRVLAALGAEMLELAGERTWGAHPLGMPVQHTRNARAVLGPEALLAVTQLVILDPDRSNSAELARSFAAALLPNRRALLHDLGFEEVDSLDDRLVDALVVRGSTDDIAYRVGEHLEAGADHVSLYVLTATPRTPPIRQWRELAGVAVRWQDGADHSKFTPGTTNRYSP, encoded by the coding sequence GTGAGCGGTCAGGGGCCCGACCTCGGGCGCATCGGGGTCTGGGCGGGCGGCCTGGACGACTATCCCATGGCCGGGGTCCGCGACGCCGCGGCGGCCATCGAAGACGCGGGCTACGGAACGCTGTGGTTCCCTGAGACGACCGGTCGCGAAGCCATGGCGCAGGCCGGGGTCCTGCTGTCGGCCACCCGGCGGATCGTGGTGGCCGCCGGAGCCGCCGACATCTACGCGCGCGACGCGGTGACCGCCGCAGCCGGACAGCGCACCCTGGATGAGGCGTTCCCCGGACGTTTTCTGCTCGGACTCTGGGAGAGCCATCCCAGCCTTGCCGAAGACGTCCGCGGCCACCGTTTCGGCCCCCCGCCGGAGACCATGCGCGGCTACCTGGACGCGATGGACGCCGCGCCGTCCGTATCACCATCACCCATGCCGCGCCGGGTGCTCGCGGCGCTGGGTGCGGAGATGCTCGAACTCGCGGGTGAACGGACCTGGGGCGCGCACCCGTTGGGCATGCCGGTCCAGCACACCAGGAACGCCAGGGCCGTGCTCGGGCCGGAGGCGCTGCTGGCCGTCACCCAGCTCGTCATCTTGGATCCGGACCGCTCGAACTCCGCCGAACTGGCGAGGTCCTTCGCTGCCGCGTTGCTCCCCAACCGGCGCGCGTTACTGCACGACCTGGGGTTCGAGGAGGTCGACTCCCTGGACGACCGGCTCGTCGATGCGCTGGTGGTCCGTGGGAGCACCGACGACATCGCGTATCGCGTCGGAGAACACCTTGAGGCCGGCGCCGACCATGTAAGTCTCTACGTCCTCACGGCCACTCCCCGGACGCCGCCCATCCGGCAGTGGCGCGAACTCGCCGGCGTCGCAGTGCGGTGGCAGGATGGTGCGGACCACTCGAAGTTCACGCCCGGCACCACGAATCGATATTCGCCATAG
- a CDS encoding GNAT family N-acetyltransferase has protein sequence MSTREGVVRPAGAGDLDRIAEIFSHYVISGVSTFEEVPPVVEHWRQRLDDLADRRLPFLVAEVGGEVIGYAYAGPWRPKPAYRHTVEDTIYLAPGWTGRGWGRALLGALLAGCAHTGVRQVIAVIADTGDDASVALHRAFGFTHAGRLGGVGHKHGRWIDTTLMQCDLTPAGD, from the coding sequence ATGTCGACTCGGGAAGGTGTCGTCCGGCCGGCCGGAGCCGGGGACCTCGATCGCATAGCCGAGATCTTCTCCCACTACGTCATCAGCGGTGTCAGCACCTTCGAAGAGGTTCCGCCGGTCGTCGAGCACTGGCGGCAGCGGCTCGACGACCTGGCGGACCGCCGGTTGCCGTTCCTGGTCGCGGAGGTGGGCGGAGAGGTGATCGGCTATGCCTACGCGGGGCCATGGCGGCCCAAGCCCGCCTATCGGCACACCGTCGAGGACACCATCTACCTCGCCCCCGGCTGGACCGGCCGGGGGTGGGGGCGTGCCCTGCTCGGTGCCCTGCTGGCCGGGTGCGCGCACACCGGGGTGCGGCAGGTGATCGCGGTCATCGCCGACACCGGTGACGACGCCTCGGTCGCGCTGCACCGCGCGTTCGGGTTCACGCACGCGGGCCGGCTCGGCGGTGTCGGCCACAAGCACGGCCGCTGGATCGACACGACACTCATGCAGTGCGACCTCACGCCGGCCGGTGACTGA
- a CDS encoding acyl-CoA-like ligand-binding transcription factor codes for MSTEDGERVGLRERKKQETRTALSWATIRLTVERGLDNVRVEDIAAEVGVSPRTFNNYFSSKAEAIADRHLERARRIAAELRARPATEPLWESITNAALAQFTLGQEAEKESTLEQRWLAGVRLMVTEPSLQGEFFKANAAAEAEFAAAIAERTGTDVARDLYPRLVAGTVGSAIAVTMEQWLRADPPVSIVPLLRDALRQIAAGLPIP; via the coding sequence ATGAGCACCGAAGACGGCGAGCGCGTAGGACTGCGGGAGCGTAAAAAGCAGGAGACCCGCACCGCATTGAGCTGGGCGACCATCCGCCTCACTGTGGAGCGCGGGCTGGACAACGTCCGGGTGGAGGACATCGCCGCCGAAGTCGGCGTCTCCCCCCGCACCTTCAACAACTACTTCTCCAGCAAGGCCGAGGCGATCGCCGACCGGCACCTCGAGCGAGCCCGGCGGATCGCGGCGGAGCTGCGCGCCCGGCCGGCGACCGAACCGCTCTGGGAGTCGATCACCAACGCGGCGCTGGCGCAGTTCACGCTGGGGCAGGAGGCCGAAAAGGAGAGCACGCTGGAGCAGCGATGGCTCGCCGGGGTCCGTCTGATGGTCACCGAGCCGTCTCTGCAGGGCGAGTTCTTCAAGGCCAACGCGGCCGCCGAGGCCGAGTTCGCCGCCGCGATCGCCGAGCGCACCGGCACCGACGTCGCCCGCGACCTGTACCCGCGGCTGGTGGCCGGCACGGTCGGGAGCGCCATCGCGGTGACGATGGAACAGTGGCTGCGCGCCGACCCGCCCGTCTCGATCGTGCCGCTGCTGCGCGATGCGCTCCGCCAGATCGCCGCAGGGCTGCCCATTCCCTGA
- a CDS encoding FAD-dependent monooxygenase: MSVDVVIAGAGPNGLMLACELSLAGVRPVVLERLPGRTEENRANGLVGQVVRMLDRRGLYGRLSDSKEPPRPGPSFVFGALPLDLSTLDDNPLYGLPVPQRRVEQVLEERAIELGVEIRRGHELTGLSQDDDAVTADIAGPTGSYRLRTRYLVGADGGRSLTRKLSGIGFPGVTTDNMVSRTAHATVPAAMIDPVTGGLNLPGYGAIPPFMHHRTERGLFVFAPFPSRPTVVSATEWDPAEAEGDDRPPLTLDELRESVRRVLGADLPLGPPEGQGPHLLRRLTGGNTRLADRFRDRRVLLVGDAAHVHSAIGGPGLNLGLQDTVNLGWKLAAEIRGWAPPGLLDSYETERRPVAQRVVMHTRAQSALIAPGGEVTALRELFTELLHDRRNVQRIADMMAGADIRYDMGAGDAHPLAGRWAPDLLPDTGTGPVRLAELTRDARPLLLDLTEDASLTEELSGWRDRVDVVAARSPDPAAPATALLLRPDCYIAWASSSPRPDPHEREALRTALTRWFGAAG, translated from the coding sequence ATGTCCGTCGACGTGGTCATCGCCGGAGCCGGCCCGAACGGTCTGATGCTGGCCTGCGAACTGAGTCTGGCCGGAGTCCGGCCGGTGGTGCTGGAACGACTGCCCGGACGCACCGAGGAGAACCGGGCCAACGGCCTGGTCGGCCAGGTGGTGCGGATGCTCGACCGCCGGGGCCTGTACGGACGCCTCAGCGACAGCAAGGAGCCGCCGCGACCGGGGCCGTCCTTCGTGTTCGGCGCGCTGCCGCTGGATCTGAGCACACTGGACGACAATCCGCTCTACGGGCTGCCGGTGCCGCAGCGCCGCGTCGAACAGGTCCTGGAGGAGCGCGCCATCGAGCTCGGCGTCGAGATCCGCCGAGGACACGAACTCACCGGACTGTCGCAGGACGACGACGCGGTCACCGCCGACATCGCCGGACCCACCGGCTCCTACCGGCTGCGTACCCGCTACCTGGTCGGAGCGGATGGCGGGCGCAGCCTGACGCGGAAGCTGTCGGGCATCGGCTTCCCCGGCGTGACCACGGACAACATGGTCTCCCGCACCGCGCACGCCACCGTTCCGGCCGCGATGATCGATCCGGTCACCGGTGGACTGAACCTGCCCGGCTACGGGGCCATCCCGCCGTTCATGCACCACCGCACCGAGCGCGGGTTGTTCGTGTTCGCCCCGTTCCCCTCCCGCCCGACCGTGGTGAGCGCCACGGAGTGGGATCCGGCCGAGGCCGAGGGTGACGACCGGCCGCCGCTGACCCTGGACGAGTTGCGGGAGAGCGTCCGCCGGGTGCTCGGGGCCGACCTGCCGCTCGGCCCACCCGAAGGGCAGGGGCCGCACCTCCTGCGCCGGCTGACCGGCGGCAACACCCGGCTGGCCGACCGATTCCGGGATCGCCGGGTACTGCTGGTCGGCGATGCCGCCCACGTGCACTCCGCGATCGGTGGACCCGGGCTTAACCTGGGCCTGCAGGACACGGTCAACCTGGGCTGGAAGCTCGCCGCCGAGATCCGCGGCTGGGCCCCGCCCGGGCTGCTGGACAGCTACGAGACCGAGCGGCGACCGGTCGCTCAGCGGGTGGTCATGCACACCCGGGCGCAGTCCGCGCTGATCGCCCCAGGCGGTGAGGTCACCGCGCTGCGCGAGCTGTTCACGGAACTGCTCCATGACCGGCGGAACGTCCAGCGCATCGCGGACATGATGGCCGGCGCGGACATCCGCTACGACATGGGCGCCGGCGACGCCCATCCGCTGGCCGGCCGGTGGGCCCCCGACCTGCTGCCGGACACCGGGACCGGTCCCGTCCGGCTCGCCGAGCTGACCAGGGACGCCCGGCCGCTGCTGCTGGACCTGACGGAGGACGCGTCGCTCACCGAGGAGCTGTCCGGATGGCGCGACCGGGTGGACGTCGTCGCCGCACGCTCCCCGGACCCCGCTGCCCCGGCCACCGCTCTGCTGCTGCGACCCGACTGCTACATCGCCTGGGCCTCGTCCTCACCCCGCCCGGACCCGCACGAGAGGGAAGCCCTCCGTACGGCCCTGACCCGGTGGTTCGGCGCCGCGGGCTGA
- a CDS encoding MerR family transcriptional regulator, translated as MTKDADGLSIGQVAEATGLSVHALRFFEREDLFLRPIPRSNGGQRVYEAADVDWLMLCNRLRDSGMPIATLQQFARLVRSGPGNEPARLALLQEHEQAVRAKIADLNASLEVIHGKVVTYKKHLRDGTAVGLWSPTSPR; from the coding sequence ATGACCAAGGATGCGGACGGCCTGTCCATCGGGCAGGTCGCAGAAGCGACCGGACTGAGCGTGCACGCTCTGCGATTCTTCGAACGCGAAGACCTCTTCCTGCGTCCGATCCCCCGTTCCAACGGCGGGCAGCGGGTTTACGAAGCCGCGGACGTGGACTGGCTGATGCTGTGCAACCGGCTCCGCGACTCGGGCATGCCGATCGCCACACTGCAGCAGTTCGCCCGGCTCGTCCGATCGGGCCCGGGCAACGAACCGGCCCGTCTCGCGCTTCTGCAGGAGCACGAACAGGCCGTGCGAGCCAAGATCGCCGATCTGAACGCAAGCCTTGAGGTCATCCACGGCAAAGTCGTCACCTACAAAAAGCACCTCCGTGACGGGACCGCCGTCGGACTCTGGTCACCGACATCGCCTCGCTGA
- a CDS encoding SDR family NAD(P)-dependent oxidoreductase, whose amino-acid sequence MATKQHRIGTGFDARSTADDVLAGVDLSSRTVLVTGGYSGLGLETTRALTRAGAHVIVPARRPAAAEEALRGISGVEVCELDLADLESVRSFSGRFLETGRTLDVIINGAGVMACPETRVGPGWEAHFAINHLGHFALANLLRPALTPGRARVVSVASSGHFLSGIRWDDIQFRDGYDRWLAYAQAKTANALFAVHLDRLGADSGVQAFSLHPGSILTPLQRHIPRDEQLAQGWITPDGEPAAGFKTPAQGAATAVWAATSPLLDGHGGAYCQDCDIAEPATTDDMLIGGVKPWAVDPEEASRLWALSSELTGLDAFS is encoded by the coding sequence ATGGCAACGAAACAACACAGGATCGGCACCGGATTCGACGCCCGGAGCACGGCGGACGACGTTCTCGCCGGAGTCGACCTGTCGAGCCGGACCGTTCTGGTCACCGGCGGCTACTCCGGTCTCGGACTGGAGACCACCCGCGCCCTCACCCGCGCAGGAGCGCATGTCATCGTCCCCGCACGCAGGCCCGCCGCAGCGGAAGAGGCCTTGCGCGGCATCTCCGGGGTGGAGGTGTGCGAGCTCGATCTGGCGGACCTGGAGAGCGTCCGGTCATTCTCCGGCCGGTTCCTGGAGACCGGCCGGACCCTTGACGTCATCATCAACGGCGCAGGCGTCATGGCCTGCCCGGAGACACGAGTCGGCCCGGGCTGGGAGGCGCATTTCGCGATCAACCACCTTGGCCACTTCGCCCTCGCCAACCTCCTCCGCCCGGCGTTGACCCCCGGTAGGGCACGGGTGGTGTCGGTAGCCTCATCCGGGCATTTCCTGTCCGGCATCCGCTGGGACGACATCCAGTTCCGCGACGGTTACGACCGGTGGCTGGCCTACGCGCAGGCGAAGACCGCGAACGCCCTCTTCGCCGTGCACCTTGACAGGCTCGGCGCCGACAGCGGGGTGCAGGCCTTCTCGCTGCATCCGGGCAGCATCCTCACCCCTCTGCAGCGGCACATCCCCCGAGACGAGCAACTCGCCCAAGGGTGGATCACTCCAGACGGCGAGCCGGCCGCCGGGTTCAAGACCCCGGCGCAGGGTGCGGCGACGGCCGTATGGGCGGCGACCTCGCCGCTGCTCGACGGCCATGGCGGGGCTTACTGCCAGGACTGCGACATCGCCGAGCCCGCCACCACCGACGACATGCTCATCGGTGGGGTCAAGCCCTGGGCGGTCGACCCTGAGGAGGCGTCCCGGCTCTGGGCGCTCTCCAGCGAGCTCACCGGGCTGGACGCGTTCTCATAG
- a CDS encoding alpha/beta hydrolase family protein yields the protein MTEPEGAARRYAGGPALPAGEDEAGAVTGRFDGAKPRLRNPVLRSGVVTVAGLLAFTGSVSLVPAPDSSASTSTGSSAAPSSTPHLPKPTGSHPVGTTSLYLKDTSRPDPWVPTVKARELMVSLWYPAKSPGKRRAPYMTPKESELLLRDGEITGVPLDVLSRTRTNAFSDAKPAGRKHGLSLVVLSPGFTKPRSELTALAEDLASRGYVVAGIDHTYENVAQTFPDGRVTTCVPCEGEHDESLFTKLAKGRAADVSFVIDQLTGPHPKWKGASLIDPSRIAMAGQSVGGASTIAAMVKDSRIRAGIDVDGTTPTGILDSRLSRPFMFLGKPATYTPGDGNPAVATWERDWKLLAGWKRWLLVTDAVHVSFTDYGVLIDQLGIDSDAKLSGTRSLEITRRYVGAFFDLHLRKRPQPLLDRPSAHYPEVRLCTPETKTCE from the coding sequence ATGACAGAGCCGGAAGGTGCAGCCAGGCGGTACGCCGGCGGGCCGGCGCTCCCCGCCGGGGAGGACGAGGCCGGCGCCGTGACCGGGCGCTTCGACGGCGCAAAACCGAGGCTGCGGAATCCGGTCCTGCGCAGCGGCGTGGTCACCGTCGCCGGACTGCTCGCCTTCACGGGGTCGGTGTCTCTCGTGCCCGCGCCCGACTCCTCGGCGTCCACCTCCACCGGTTCCTCGGCCGCGCCGAGCAGCACGCCGCATCTGCCCAAGCCGACCGGTTCCCATCCGGTCGGCACCACATCCCTGTATCTGAAGGACACCTCGCGCCCCGACCCCTGGGTCCCCACCGTGAAAGCCAGGGAGCTCATGGTCTCCCTGTGGTATCCGGCGAAGTCACCGGGCAAGCGGCGGGCGCCGTACATGACGCCGAAGGAGTCGGAGCTCCTCCTCAGAGACGGAGAGATAACCGGCGTTCCGCTCGACGTGCTGAGCAGGACGCGGACCAACGCCTTCAGCGACGCGAAACCGGCGGGGCGTAAGCACGGTCTGTCCCTGGTGGTGCTCTCCCCCGGTTTCACCAAACCCCGCAGCGAACTCACGGCCCTCGCCGAGGATCTGGCGAGCAGGGGCTATGTGGTAGCCGGAATCGATCACACGTACGAGAACGTCGCCCAGACCTTCCCCGACGGACGGGTCACCACCTGTGTCCCCTGCGAGGGTGAGCACGACGAATCGCTCTTCACGAAGCTGGCGAAGGGCCGGGCGGCCGACGTCTCCTTCGTGATCGACCAGCTGACCGGGCCGCACCCGAAGTGGAAGGGCGCTTCATTGATCGACCCGTCCCGGATCGCGATGGCGGGCCAGTCGGTCGGCGGCGCAAGCACCATCGCTGCGATGGTCAAAGACTCCCGGATCCGCGCCGGGATCGACGTCGACGGCACCACGCCCACCGGGATCCTCGACAGCCGGCTGTCGCGGCCGTTCATGTTCCTGGGCAAGCCCGCCACATACACTCCGGGGGACGGCAACCCGGCGGTCGCCACCTGGGAGCGCGACTGGAAGCTCCTGGCCGGATGGAAGCGCTGGCTCCTGGTGACCGACGCGGTGCACGTGTCCTTCACCGACTACGGCGTGCTGATCGACCAGCTCGGCATCGACTCCGACGCCAAACTGTCCGGGACCCGCTCCTTGGAGATCACCCGCAGGTATGTCGGAGCGTTCTTCGACCTGCACCTGCGGAAGCGGCCGCAACCCCTGCTGGACAGGCCGTCGGCACACTACCCTGAGGTCAGGCTCTGCACTCCGGAAACGAAGACCTGCGAGTAG